The following are encoded in a window of Armatimonas rosea genomic DNA:
- a CDS encoding type II toxin-antitoxin system VapC family toxin, with the protein MIYLLDTDHLSLWQRGGEEGIRVRNRIRQLAPDDYGITVVTYAEQAQGWLAAVSRAKSPEAEVRAFGQMQQSLRFCTAFAIWGFTENAASIFTRLRQAGVRIGTQDLRIASIALANGATLLTCNLSDFEKVPGLTVEDWSREASN; encoded by the coding sequence ATGATCTACCTACTAGACACCGACCATCTGAGCCTCTGGCAACGAGGAGGTGAGGAAGGCATCCGAGTACGCAATCGCATTCGCCAGCTTGCTCCCGATGACTATGGAATCACCGTCGTCACGTATGCCGAGCAGGCTCAAGGCTGGCTGGCTGCTGTTTCACGCGCCAAATCGCCTGAAGCAGAAGTCAGGGCATTCGGTCAGATGCAACAAAGCCTTCGCTTCTGCACCGCCTTTGCCATCTGGGGATTCACCGAGAATGCTGCATCGATATTCACCCGTTTACGACAGGCAGGAGTTCGCATAGGCACCCAGGATTTACGGATTGCGTCCATTGCTCTTGCGAACGGTGCAACACTCCTGACGTGCAATCTCTCGGATTTCGAGAAAGTGCCTGGCCTCACGGTGGAAGACTGGAGCAGAGAGGCTAGTAACTAA
- a CDS encoding DNA methyltransferase, whose product MSLIKSKQRVADHGEVFTPEWMVEAMLDLVKHQTEIISSTFLEPACGSGNFLVPILKRKLAAVDRDYRKYPFKRQRFALVAVMSIYGIEIQEDNISECRANLLSVLAEHLDLKPSDDLYRAASSVLSLNIVHGDAMEMLTCDKRPLTFAEWGYLEKAAKYQRQDFLLKGLTKRAEVPTSKEALEANTGNLFSEEPAFEDRGKSEPFTPIRRYKKASMEEIAEWINSPPEPIE is encoded by the coding sequence ATGAGTCTTATCAAGTCTAAACAACGCGTCGCTGACCACGGGGAGGTCTTCACCCCAGAGTGGATGGTCGAGGCAATGCTTGATCTCGTCAAGCACCAAACGGAGATTATTAGCTCCACCTTTTTAGAGCCCGCCTGTGGAAGTGGTAATTTTCTCGTTCCTATCCTGAAGCGCAAGCTCGCCGCCGTTGATCGCGACTATAGGAAGTACCCCTTTAAGAGACAAAGGTTCGCTCTCGTTGCCGTTATGAGCATCTATGGGATCGAGATACAAGAAGATAACATCAGTGAGTGTCGGGCAAATTTGCTTTCCGTTTTGGCAGAACACCTTGACCTCAAGCCGTCGGATGATCTCTATCGGGCTGCCTCCTCTGTCCTCTCATTGAATATCGTCCACGGCGATGCGATGGAGATGCTCACCTGCGATAAGCGGCCTTTGACCTTCGCCGAGTGGGGCTATCTGGAAAAAGCAGCAAAGTATCAGCGCCAAGATTTTCTCCTCAAGGGACTGACCAAAAGGGCAGAAGTTCCTACCTCCAAAGAGGCTTTGGAGGCCAACACGGGGAATCTCTTCTCCGAAGAACCCGCGTTTGAAGACCGAGGCAAGAGCGAACCTTTTACACCGATCCGGCGCTATAAAAAGGCGTCCATGGAAGAAATCGCAGAGTGGATCAACAGTCCCCCGGAGCCAATTGAATGA
- a CDS encoding Eco57I restriction-modification methylase domain-containing protein, with product MNDQVPFSFRGRNPDVLTCIANLSNDEVFTPPELASRMLDTLTDAWAANHNGANLWADSSVTFLDPCTKSGVFLREIASRLTKGLAEEIPNLEKRVDHILTKQVFGIGITQLTALLARRSLYCSKYAKSKHSIVRSFKGDDGNIWFERTDHTWVEGKCKYCGASQKTLDRDESLETHAYALIHTDDIKAQVAKIFGGKMQFDVVIGNPPYQLDDGGYGTSAAPIYQHFVEQAKALEPKYLSMIIPARWFAGGKGLDEFREAMLSDNRIRSIDDYLSASDVFPGVGLKGGVCFFLWDRENPGACRVATHFKDWPVSTSTRALLEEGADIFIRFNEGLSILKKVIETEGGQVQSVSLPEDKRFDQLVSSRKPFGLDTVFKGKATKRAGDVLIYQNGGTGYVSRSSLSTGTHLIDVWKIYIGRAAPGTGNKDTYPHKILSTPFIGEPGTISSETYLCIGPFDSKNHAESALSYLSCRLTRLLILLHKPSQDATRKVYTFVPSQDWTKSWTDEDLYAKYGISAEEIEFIEKVVRPMDLSGASDDDE from the coding sequence ATGAACGATCAAGTCCCTTTCTCTTTTCGTGGTCGTAACCCGGATGTCCTGACCTGTATTGCAAACCTCTCTAATGATGAGGTCTTCACACCACCCGAGCTGGCGAGCCGGATGTTAGACACGCTCACCGACGCGTGGGCGGCTAATCACAACGGTGCGAATCTCTGGGCGGATAGCTCGGTGACGTTTCTAGACCCGTGTACGAAGTCGGGGGTGTTTCTACGAGAGATCGCGAGTCGGCTCACCAAGGGCTTGGCCGAGGAGATTCCCAACCTGGAAAAGCGGGTCGATCATATCCTCACCAAGCAGGTCTTCGGTATCGGTATCACCCAGCTCACGGCTCTGCTTGCCCGCCGAAGTCTGTACTGCTCCAAGTACGCGAAGAGCAAGCACTCCATCGTAAGGTCGTTCAAAGGCGATGATGGGAATATCTGGTTCGAGCGTACCGACCACACTTGGGTGGAAGGAAAGTGTAAATACTGCGGTGCAAGCCAGAAGACTCTGGACAGAGACGAAAGCCTGGAGACGCATGCCTACGCACTGATTCACACAGACGATATAAAGGCTCAAGTAGCCAAGATTTTCGGGGGGAAAATGCAATTCGATGTGGTTATCGGCAATCCGCCGTACCAGTTAGACGACGGAGGTTACGGCACTAGCGCCGCGCCCATCTATCAGCACTTTGTCGAGCAAGCAAAAGCGTTAGAGCCGAAGTACCTGTCGATGATTATTCCCGCTCGTTGGTTTGCCGGTGGTAAGGGGCTAGATGAGTTCCGCGAGGCAATGCTCTCCGATAATCGCATACGCTCCATCGACGACTATCTCAGTGCATCGGATGTTTTCCCCGGTGTGGGCCTGAAGGGCGGTGTTTGTTTCTTTCTTTGGGATAGGGAAAATCCAGGGGCGTGCCGTGTAGCCACTCATTTCAAAGACTGGCCGGTTTCAACCTCCACCCGCGCGCTTCTTGAAGAAGGTGCAGATATTTTTATCCGCTTCAATGAAGGTTTATCGATTCTAAAAAAGGTTATTGAGACGGAGGGTGGGCAAGTTCAATCGGTCTCTTTGCCTGAGGATAAACGCTTCGATCAACTCGTTAGCTCGCGAAAGCCTTTCGGATTAGATACAGTGTTTAAGGGCAAAGCTACCAAGCGTGCCGGTGATGTTCTTATTTATCAAAATGGTGGCACTGGCTATGTATCTAGGAGTTCTCTGTCTACAGGGACTCATTTGATAGATGTCTGGAAAATCTATATTGGACGTGCAGCGCCTGGAACTGGTAACAAAGATACTTATCCTCATAAAATTTTAAGTACTCCATTCATTGGCGAGCCAGGGACTATCTCTTCGGAAACCTATCTTTGCATTGGTCCATTTGATTCAAAGAATCATGCCGAAAGTGCTTTGTCCTATTTATCTTGTAGGTTAACACGACTTCTTATTCTTCTGCACAAGCCTTCTCAGGATGCTACGCGCAAGGTTTATACTTTTGTGCCAAGTCAGGATTGGACGAAGTCATGGACGGATGAAGATCTCTATGCGAAGTATGGTATCTCCGCTGAGGAAATTGAGTTCATTGAGAAGGTAGTGCGCCCGATGGATTTGAGCGGAGCTTCGGACGATGATGAGTAA
- a CDS encoding DUF1592 domain-containing protein, producing the protein MRRVVIAATLTLALGALAAEPQTKPRPTKAPPLREDFLKANCLACHNAQNASGKLDLTALSRNFDDPKAFGLWVKVHDRVRDGEMPPKEMPQPTASARAAFLKELTAPMLAAEDRRVRQQGRAVWRRMNRYEYENTLRDLLGAPWLQIKEMLPEDGEVARFNKVGEGLDVSHVQMSRYLTAADYALREVLAHQVAPPPTRKRYYAREQSGFTGHVLFTQFNGSPERATFPLMGNQADLPVLETKAPMTVGEKDPVRREQESMGVVASTYEPLEITFNRFRAPAAGRYKLRIAAHTFWAAPASEKRWWEPSRTNLSGGRTREPISLYAEVPPRLLRKLGTVEAGIEPTVGELDVYLLKGETIRPDAVRLFRSRPPGWHNPLAQKDGQPGVAFQWLEVEGPLPEAEPGYPRLFGDLPAQSDGKGKFTVTPRDPTTDAARLIRSFLTRAYRRPVRDSDVQPFLKLALRALDDNESFTEALLTAYSAILCSPAFVTLEERPGPLDSHALASRLAYFLGNSAPDPALRALADQGALKNPAVLRAQATRLLADPKSQRFVEAFLDYWLDLRKVAVVSPDETLYPDYYLDDYLVESARDETQSFFTELLQSNLPARNLVASDFVTVNARLASHYGLPGVQGVAFRKVPLPADSVRGGLLTQASVLKVTANGTTTSPVLRGAWIMERILGQPVPPPPAAVPAVEPDIRGAATIRQQLDKHRTDLTCKGCHAKIDPAGFALESFDVCGAWRERYRALGDGQRLPGYGKNGQPFTFHAALPVDATGALPDGRRFQDVRELKKLLLKDERQLARNLARQLVTYATGAPVRFGDRPKIEAILDRAAPTGYGVKSLIYAIVESELFRNK; encoded by the coding sequence ATGAGACGCGTAGTCATTGCCGCGACGCTCACCCTGGCGCTGGGGGCGCTGGCGGCGGAGCCACAGACGAAACCAAGGCCGACGAAGGCTCCTCCCCTGCGAGAGGACTTTCTGAAGGCAAACTGTCTCGCGTGTCACAACGCCCAAAACGCGTCGGGCAAGCTCGATCTCACCGCGCTCTCTAGAAACTTCGACGATCCCAAGGCGTTTGGGCTCTGGGTCAAGGTCCATGACCGGGTGCGCGACGGCGAGATGCCGCCCAAAGAAATGCCCCAGCCCACCGCGAGCGCACGGGCGGCGTTTCTCAAGGAGCTCACCGCACCGATGCTTGCCGCGGAGGACCGGCGCGTGAGGCAGCAAGGGCGGGCGGTCTGGCGGCGCATGAACCGCTACGAGTACGAGAACACCCTGCGGGATCTACTCGGTGCGCCCTGGCTTCAGATCAAGGAGATGCTCCCCGAGGACGGTGAGGTGGCACGCTTTAATAAAGTGGGGGAAGGTCTGGATGTCTCGCACGTGCAGATGAGCCGCTACCTCACCGCTGCGGACTACGCCCTCCGTGAGGTGCTCGCCCACCAGGTTGCCCCGCCCCCCACCCGCAAGCGCTACTACGCCCGGGAGCAGTCGGGCTTTACTGGGCATGTCCTCTTCACGCAGTTCAATGGGAGCCCCGAGCGCGCCACGTTCCCTCTGATGGGCAACCAGGCCGACCTCCCCGTTCTGGAGACAAAGGCCCCCATGACGGTCGGAGAAAAAGACCCCGTGCGCCGCGAGCAGGAGTCGATGGGCGTGGTCGCCAGCACCTACGAGCCGCTGGAGATCACCTTCAACCGCTTCCGCGCCCCCGCCGCCGGGCGCTACAAGCTCCGGATCGCGGCCCACACGTTCTGGGCCGCTCCGGCCAGTGAGAAGCGCTGGTGGGAGCCCAGCCGGACCAATCTCTCCGGGGGGCGCACCCGAGAGCCGATCAGCCTCTACGCCGAGGTGCCCCCGCGCCTCTTGCGCAAGCTGGGGACGGTCGAGGCGGGGATCGAGCCGACCGTGGGGGAGCTCGATGTCTACCTGCTCAAGGGCGAGACCATCCGCCCCGATGCCGTGCGCCTCTTCCGCTCACGCCCGCCGGGCTGGCACAACCCGCTCGCCCAGAAAGACGGCCAGCCGGGGGTGGCGTTCCAGTGGCTAGAGGTCGAAGGCCCCCTCCCGGAGGCGGAGCCAGGGTACCCGCGGCTCTTTGGTGACCTGCCCGCACAGAGCGACGGGAAAGGCAAGTTTACGGTCACCCCGCGCGATCCCACCACCGATGCCGCGCGCCTGATCCGCAGTTTTCTGACACGGGCCTACCGCCGCCCGGTGCGCGACAGCGATGTCCAGCCGTTCCTCAAGCTCGCTCTGCGCGCCCTCGACGACAACGAGAGCTTCACGGAGGCGCTGCTCACGGCCTACTCCGCGATCCTCTGCTCCCCCGCGTTTGTGACCCTGGAGGAGCGCCCCGGCCCCCTCGATAGCCACGCGCTCGCGTCGCGCCTGGCCTACTTCCTGGGCAATAGCGCCCCCGATCCGGCCCTCCGCGCCCTCGCCGACCAGGGAGCGCTCAAGAACCCCGCCGTGCTCCGCGCCCAGGCCACGCGCCTGCTAGCCGATCCCAAGTCCCAGCGCTTTGTCGAGGCCTTTCTAGACTACTGGTTGGACCTGCGCAAGGTCGCGGTTGTCTCGCCGGATGAGACCCTCTACCCGGACTACTACCTCGACGACTACTTGGTGGAGTCGGCGCGCGACGAGACCCAGAGCTTCTTCACCGAGCTGCTCCAGAGCAACCTGCCCGCGCGCAACCTGGTCGCCTCGGACTTTGTGACGGTCAACGCGCGGCTGGCGAGCCACTACGGTCTCCCCGGCGTCCAGGGAGTCGCGTTTCGGAAGGTCCCGCTCCCAGCAGACTCGGTGCGCGGGGGCCTTCTCACCCAGGCGAGTGTCCTTAAAGTGACCGCCAATGGCACCACCACCTCGCCCGTGCTGCGCGGTGCCTGGATCATGGAGCGGATTCTCGGCCAGCCCGTGCCCCCACCGCCCGCGGCGGTCCCCGCCGTGGAGCCCGATATCCGCGGCGCGGCCACCATCCGCCAGCAGCTCGACAAGCACCGTACCGACCTCACCTGCAAGGGCTGCCACGCCAAGATCGACCCGGCGGGCTTTGCGCTGGAGAGCTTCGATGTCTGTGGGGCGTGGCGGGAGCGCTACCGCGCCCTTGGGGACGGCCAGCGGCTGCCGGGCTACGGCAAGAACGGCCAGCCCTTTACGTTTCACGCCGCCCTGCCGGTCGATGCCACCGGTGCCCTCCCCGATGGCCGCCGCTTCCAGGATGTCCGCGAGCTGAAAAAGCTTCTCCTCAAGGACGAGCGCCAGCTCGCCCGGAACCTGGCGCGCCAGCTTGTCACCTACGCCACCGGAGCCCCCGTGCGCTTCGGAGACCGTCCCAAGATCGAGGCGATCCTAGACCGCGCCGCCCCCACCGGCTACGGTGTCAAATCCCTGATCTACGCTATCGTCGAAAGTGAGCTTTTCCGAAATAAATAA
- a CDS encoding DEAD/DEAH box helicase family protein: MSKHTIEEILAPKPEVKPRIYAYSINDVAHKGLLKVGQTTRDVKQRVAEQVKTAAIKNVKIELDELAVRDDGTVFSDHQVRVALVAKGFENTELEWMRCTVADVQTVLTELRTGKQLSGTHHETFPLRWEQAEAVNKTHAYFHSLWREDMHAVPRFLWNAKMRFGKTFTTYQLAKKLGAKRVLVVTFKPAVEDAWQTDLENHTDFEGWQYLSRSSGKNPTQIDKKKPVVYFGSFQDLLGRDLFGNIKANNEWLHAVNWDLVVFDEYHFGAWRQGAKELFEGEEEGIIRVETLLDDTKKFRERVADLQEPLEKESNFLPITSKAYLYLSGTPFRALASGEFIEEQIFNWTYTDEQRAKEQFAQNHPGDRNPYGALPQLRLLTYQMPDELLAVASAGEFDEFDLNAFFAATGTGTSAEFKNKDDVQKWLDIIRGAYAPQMLENLKTGTRPPFPYSDIRLRPYLQHSFWFLPNVASCHAMANLLAEKHNTFWHEYRVVVAAGTSAGMGLDALIPVRKAIGNGFDTKTITLSCGKLTTGVTVSQWSSILMLRNLKSPETYFQAAFRVQSPWSIKNPNGDNPNEEEILKPICFVFDFAPTRALRQLSEYGISLSPSEPNPENAVRDLVSFLPVLAYDGANMTQIDAGGILDIAMAGTSATLLARKWQSALLVNVDNDTLRRILENPEALAAVESIEGWRALGDNIIETIINKSEKVKELKGKAKAGSLTATEKKELTEEEKEYKSKRKLLQEKLIKFATRIPAFMYLTDFRENNLQDVITKIEPELFRIVTGLTVKDFNLLVSLRVFNTEQMNQAVFAFRRYEDASLRYTGIESHEGLTHYGLWNTVIARESPEDYTP; encoded by the coding sequence ATGAGTAAGCATACTATCGAGGAAATCCTTGCTCCGAAGCCGGAGGTGAAGCCGCGTATCTATGCATACTCTATCAACGATGTGGCACACAAGGGGCTCCTTAAGGTTGGGCAGACGACACGCGATGTAAAGCAGCGGGTTGCAGAGCAGGTCAAGACTGCTGCGATCAAAAACGTCAAGATTGAGCTCGACGAGCTGGCGGTACGCGATGATGGCACGGTTTTTTCCGACCACCAGGTTCGGGTGGCGCTGGTCGCAAAAGGGTTTGAGAATACCGAGCTGGAGTGGATGCGCTGTACTGTCGCCGATGTGCAGACTGTTCTCACCGAGCTGCGAACAGGGAAGCAGCTCTCTGGGACACACCACGAAACCTTTCCTCTGCGGTGGGAGCAAGCCGAGGCGGTAAATAAGACACACGCTTACTTTCACTCCCTCTGGCGGGAAGACATGCACGCTGTCCCACGCTTCCTCTGGAACGCGAAGATGCGCTTTGGTAAGACCTTCACCACCTACCAGCTCGCCAAGAAGCTGGGCGCAAAGCGGGTACTCGTGGTCACGTTCAAGCCCGCCGTCGAAGATGCGTGGCAGACCGATCTGGAAAACCACACCGACTTTGAGGGCTGGCAGTACCTCTCCCGCTCATCAGGGAAAAATCCGACACAGATCGACAAGAAGAAGCCCGTTGTCTATTTTGGCTCTTTCCAGGACTTGCTTGGGCGCGACCTCTTCGGGAATATCAAAGCGAACAACGAGTGGCTACATGCGGTGAACTGGGACTTGGTGGTCTTTGACGAGTACCACTTCGGTGCATGGCGTCAGGGGGCCAAGGAGCTTTTCGAGGGAGAAGAGGAGGGGATCATTCGGGTGGAGACTCTCCTTGACGATACCAAGAAATTCCGGGAGCGTGTCGCCGATCTCCAAGAACCTCTAGAGAAAGAGTCCAACTTCCTGCCCATCACTAGCAAGGCATACCTCTACCTCTCTGGCACACCGTTTCGTGCACTGGCGAGTGGGGAGTTTATCGAGGAGCAAATCTTCAACTGGACCTACACCGATGAGCAACGCGCCAAGGAGCAGTTCGCACAAAATCATCCTGGCGACCGTAACCCCTACGGTGCCCTGCCACAGCTACGCCTGCTCACCTACCAGATGCCCGATGAGCTACTAGCGGTTGCCAGTGCCGGGGAGTTTGATGAGTTCGACCTAAACGCCTTCTTTGCCGCCACGGGTACGGGGACAAGTGCAGAGTTCAAGAACAAGGACGATGTGCAAAAGTGGCTCGACATCATCCGGGGGGCCTACGCGCCACAGATGCTCGAAAACCTCAAGACAGGGACACGCCCGCCGTTTCCCTACTCCGATATCCGCTTGCGTCCCTACCTTCAGCACTCGTTCTGGTTCCTCCCCAATGTTGCCTCCTGCCATGCGATGGCAAATCTCTTGGCCGAGAAACACAATACCTTCTGGCATGAGTATCGGGTGGTGGTCGCAGCGGGAACGTCCGCCGGTATGGGGCTGGACGCACTGATCCCTGTACGCAAGGCCATTGGCAACGGCTTTGATACCAAGACCATCACGCTTTCTTGTGGCAAGCTAACAACGGGTGTAACTGTGTCGCAATGGTCGTCGATTCTGATGCTCCGCAACCTCAAGTCGCCTGAGACCTATTTTCAAGCAGCCTTCCGTGTCCAGTCCCCCTGGTCGATCAAGAACCCCAACGGCGACAATCCCAATGAGGAAGAGATTCTCAAGCCTATCTGCTTTGTCTTTGACTTCGCGCCCACACGCGCTCTCCGCCAGCTCTCCGAGTACGGAATCAGCCTCTCTCCCAGTGAGCCCAACCCTGAGAACGCCGTCCGAGACTTGGTCTCGTTCCTGCCTGTGCTCGCCTACGATGGCGCGAACATGACCCAGATAGACGCAGGCGGTATCCTCGATATTGCCATGGCGGGAACCTCTGCAACACTCTTGGCGCGCAAGTGGCAGTCTGCTTTGCTAGTGAATGTAGACAACGACACACTTCGCCGTATCCTGGAGAACCCCGAGGCACTGGCTGCCGTGGAGAGCATAGAGGGCTGGCGCGCACTTGGCGACAATATCATCGAGACCATTATCAATAAGAGCGAGAAGGTCAAAGAACTAAAAGGCAAAGCGAAAGCTGGAAGCCTGACAGCCACCGAGAAGAAAGAGCTCACAGAAGAAGAAAAAGAGTACAAATCCAAGCGCAAGCTACTACAGGAAAAGTTGATAAAATTCGCCACCCGTATCCCTGCCTTCATGTACCTCACTGACTTTCGAGAGAATAACCTCCAAGACGTGATCACCAAGATCGAGCCCGAGCTCTTTCGTATCGTCACCGGTTTAACCGTCAAAGACTTTAATCTCCTCGTCAGTCTTCGCGTCTTCAATACCGAGCAGATGAACCAAGCCGTCTTCGCCTTCCGCCGTTACGAAGACGCCTCTTTGCGCTATACGGGAATCGAGAGCCATGAGGGGCTAACACACTACGGTCTATGGAACACTGTCATCGCCAGAGAATCCCCTGAAGACTACACTCCCTAA
- a CDS encoding Uma2 family endonuclease — translation MSTTISPLEAPLPPLPVEQESRRAIWTRESVRRAASLGFFDPERYELFEGELIEKMKNLPHTLVLTALLEWVAQYFPRHWQSEAPIDVAEGENETNAPEPDLTIVTRPLRGLGRFPTPVDIALVIEVADSTLRRDLGSKALRYARAGIREYWVVDIEGRKLHVHREPSGDTWGSVVVLEETQTLAPLTNPEAILALGELFPTQAA, via the coding sequence ATGTCAACTACGATCTCACCACTCGAAGCCCCCCTTCCCCCGCTCCCTGTCGAGCAGGAGAGCCGCCGCGCGATCTGGACACGGGAGTCCGTTCGCCGCGCCGCCAGCCTGGGCTTCTTCGACCCAGAGCGCTACGAGCTGTTCGAGGGAGAGCTTATCGAAAAAATGAAGAACCTACCCCATACCCTTGTTCTGACCGCCCTCCTGGAATGGGTTGCCCAGTACTTTCCACGCCACTGGCAGAGCGAAGCGCCAATCGATGTTGCCGAGGGCGAAAACGAGACCAACGCACCGGAGCCCGACCTGACCATTGTCACTCGTCCGCTGAGAGGGCTTGGTCGCTTCCCAACTCCTGTGGATATTGCGCTGGTGATCGAGGTCGCCGACTCCACGCTGCGTCGCGATCTGGGCAGCAAGGCTCTGCGCTACGCCCGCGCGGGGATTCGGGAGTACTGGGTGGTGGATATCGAGGGGCGCAAGCTCCATGTCCACCGTGAGCCTAGCGGCGACACGTGGGGTAGTGTCGTGGTGCTAGAGGAGACACAGACCCTAGCTCCGCTTACCAACCCCGAAGCCATCCTCGCCTTGGGTGAGCTTTTTCCAACTCAGGCGGCTTAG
- a CDS encoding ankyrin repeat domain-containing protein, translating to MSQPISRRKLATLASGLFVASHASAQTTPEGGPVEAPFTRDYDPPKFKPGWKKPQLNRQLAQDFIIYAHSDLDMVKKLLEKEPALLNATIDWGGGDWETGLGGASHMGRRDIVEFLLERGARPDLFCATMLGQLETVKAFLTLQPKMIDTKGPHGFTLHWHAQVGGKNSEAVLDYLQSIKKLELKPIPFLKK from the coding sequence ATGTCACAGCCGATCTCACGCCGAAAACTGGCGACCCTCGCCTCCGGGCTCTTTGTTGCCTCCCACGCCTCCGCCCAGACCACACCGGAGGGCGGCCCCGTTGAGGCCCCGTTCACGCGCGACTACGACCCTCCCAAGTTCAAGCCGGGCTGGAAGAAGCCGCAGCTCAACCGCCAGCTCGCGCAGGACTTCATCATCTACGCCCACTCGGACCTCGATATGGTCAAGAAGCTCCTTGAGAAAGAGCCCGCGCTCCTCAATGCCACGATCGACTGGGGCGGCGGGGACTGGGAGACCGGCCTCGGGGGAGCGTCGCACATGGGCCGCCGGGACATTGTCGAGTTCTTGCTAGAGCGCGGCGCCCGCCCCGATCTCTTCTGCGCCACCATGCTCGGGCAACTAGAGACCGTCAAGGCGTTCTTAACGCTCCAGCCCAAGATGATCGACACCAAAGGCCCCCACGGCTTCACGCTCCACTGGCACGCCCAGGTCGGCGGGAAGAACTCCGAGGCGGTGCTAGACTACCTACAATCCATCAAAAAGCTGGAACTTAAGCCCATTCCCTTTCTCAAAAAATAG
- the ilvD gene encoding dihydroxy-acid dehydratase has protein sequence MPLNSRSRIITEGVQRAPNRSMLRAVGFGDGDFQKPIVGIASAHSTITPCNMGIRPLAERAEAAIREAGGMPQTFGTITVSDGISMGTEGMKYSLVSREVIADSIETAVMAQSMDAVLTIGGCDKNMPGAMIGIARMNVPAIFVYGGTIKAGKYRGRDLNIVSVFEAVGSHSASKMDDEELRGIECNAIPGAGSCGGMYTANTMSSAIEAMGMSLPHSSTMAAVDPEKAESAAESGRVLVEAVKQQLLPRQIMTRKAFENAIAVVMATGGSTNAVLHLLAIAHAAEVPLSIDDFEEIRKRVPVLCDLKPSGKYLANDFHHVGGVPQVMKLLLNAGLLHGDCLTITGQTIAETLAHIPDAPPADQDIIHPIDKPIYAQGHLAILRGNLATEGAVAKITGVKSPKITGPARVFESEEETQAAILGGKINPGDVLVIRYEGPKGGPGMREMLAPTAAIIGAGLGDSVGLITDGRFSGGTYGLVVGHVAPEAAVGGTIALVEEGDSITIDATTLTLTLNVDDATLETRRAAWQPPAPRYTRGVLAKYAKLVSTASVGAVTD, from the coding sequence GTGCCTTTGAACTCGCGTAGTCGCATTATCACTGAGGGGGTGCAGCGCGCTCCCAACCGCTCCATGCTCCGTGCCGTCGGCTTTGGCGATGGGGACTTTCAGAAGCCCATTGTCGGGATCGCCAGCGCCCACTCGACCATCACGCCCTGCAACATGGGGATTCGCCCGCTCGCCGAGCGTGCCGAGGCGGCGATTCGTGAGGCGGGGGGAATGCCGCAGACCTTTGGGACAATCACGGTCAGCGACGGTATCTCGATGGGGACGGAGGGCATGAAGTACAGCCTTGTCAGCCGCGAGGTGATCGCCGATAGCATCGAGACCGCCGTGATGGCGCAGTCGATGGACGCGGTGCTGACCATCGGTGGCTGCGACAAGAACATGCCCGGTGCGATGATCGGGATTGCGCGGATGAATGTCCCGGCGATCTTTGTCTACGGCGGGACCATCAAGGCCGGGAAGTACCGGGGCCGCGATCTGAATATCGTCAGCGTCTTCGAGGCCGTAGGGTCGCACTCTGCCAGCAAGATGGACGATGAAGAGCTGCGGGGGATCGAGTGCAACGCGATCCCCGGTGCGGGCTCGTGCGGGGGGATGTACACCGCCAACACCATGAGTAGCGCGATTGAGGCGATGGGCATGAGCCTGCCGCACAGCTCGACCATGGCCGCGGTGGACCCCGAGAAGGCCGAGAGCGCCGCTGAGAGCGGTCGCGTCTTGGTGGAGGCCGTGAAGCAGCAGCTCCTCCCCCGCCAGATCATGACCCGCAAGGCGTTTGAGAACGCGATCGCGGTGGTCATGGCCACGGGCGGCTCGACCAACGCCGTCCTGCACCTGCTCGCCATCGCCCACGCCGCCGAGGTGCCACTGAGTATCGATGACTTTGAAGAGATTCGCAAGCGCGTCCCCGTGCTCTGCGACCTCAAGCCATCGGGCAAGTACCTGGCCAACGACTTCCACCATGTCGGCGGTGTCCCGCAGGTGATGAAGCTCCTCCTCAACGCGGGGCTCCTCCACGGCGACTGCCTCACGATCACCGGCCAGACCATCGCCGAGACCCTCGCCCATATCCCCGATGCCCCGCCCGCCGATCAAGATATTATTCATCCCATCGACAAGCCCATCTACGCCCAGGGGCACCTGGCGATCCTACGCGGGAACCTGGCCACCGAGGGCGCGGTCGCCAAGATCACGGGCGTGAAGTCCCCCAAGATCACCGGTCCGGCGCGAGTCTTTGAGAGCGAGGAGGAGACCCAGGCGGCGATCCTCGGCGGCAAGATCAACCCCGGCGATGTGCTGGTGATCCGCTACGAAGGCCCCAAGGGCGGCCCGGGCATGCGCGAGATGCTGGCCCCCACCGCCGCGATTATCGGTGCGGGCCTCGGGGACTCTGTCGGGCTCATCACCGACGGCCGCTTCTCCGGCGGCACCTACGGCCTGGTGGTCGGCCATGTCGCCCCGGAAGCCGCAGTCGGGGGGACGATTGCGCTGGTCGAGGAGGGCGATAGCATCACCATCGACGCCACCACGCTCACGCTCACGCTAAACGTCGACGACGCCACGCTCGAAACGCGCCGCGCCGCCTGGCAGCCGCCCGCCCCGCGCTACACCAGAGGCGTGCTGGCAAAATACGCCAAGCTCGTCTCCACCGCCAGCGTCGGCGCCGTCACGGACTAA